One window of the Brevibacterium limosum genome contains the following:
- a CDS encoding DUF3073 domain-containing protein, producing MGRGRAKAKQIKVARKLKYYSPDTDLNRLQQELGADARQSGPSDPYDDEPDYSDYADKYNVDDDDEDDD from the coding sequence GTGGGTCGCGGCCGCGCAAAGGCAAAGCAGATCAAGGTAGCTCGGAAGCTGAAGTACTACAGCCCGGATACCGACCTAAATAGACTCCAGCAGGAGCTGGGCGCCGACGCGCGCCAGTCTGGTCCGTCCGATCCGTACGACGATGAACCCGACTACTCTGATTACGCCGACAAGTACAATGTCGACGATGACGACGAGGACGATGACTGA
- the purF gene encoding amidophosphoribosyltransferase gives MARGDGQLTHEIDPQDRGPQDECGVFGVWAPGEETAKLTYFGLYALQHRGQESAGIAASNGKQILIYRDMGLVSQVFHERDLELLQGHIAVGHTRYSTTGSPSFENAQPTLGPTPFGTVALAHNGNLTNFDALEAMADSRRDHATKVVEAATRKTARTRPFRDSSNDTSLVTELFATEEGENLTEAALNLLPHVEGAFSLVYMDEHTLYAARDRHGVRPLSLGRMENGWVVASETAALDIVGAKFVRDIEPGELIAIDEDGLRSHRFAEPDQARCVFEYVYLARPDSMLAGKNVHAARTQMGRQLAEEYPVDADLVIATPESGTPAAVGYAEASGIPFGQGLMKNAYVGRTFIQPSQTLRQLGIRLKLNPIRENIEGRCLVVVDDSIVRGNTQRALVRMLREAGAAEVHVRISSPPVKWPCFYGIDFATRAELIANGLTTNEICENLGADSLGYISLDGMIAATQQERSQLCTACFSGDYPIPVNNTPADKGC, from the coding sequence GTGGCAAGAGGAGACGGGCAGCTGACGCACGAAATCGACCCCCAGGACCGCGGACCGCAGGACGAATGCGGTGTGTTCGGAGTCTGGGCCCCCGGCGAGGAAACCGCCAAACTCACCTACTTCGGGCTCTACGCCCTGCAGCATCGCGGACAGGAGTCCGCGGGAATCGCTGCCAGCAACGGCAAGCAGATCCTCATCTACCGCGATATGGGTCTGGTCTCCCAGGTGTTCCACGAACGCGACCTCGAGCTTCTGCAGGGCCATATCGCCGTCGGGCACACCCGGTATTCGACGACCGGTTCGCCCTCGTTCGAGAACGCCCAGCCCACGCTGGGACCGACCCCGTTCGGCACCGTGGCGCTGGCCCACAACGGCAACCTGACGAACTTCGACGCGCTCGAAGCCATGGCCGATTCCCGTCGTGACCACGCGACGAAGGTCGTCGAGGCGGCCACGAGGAAGACGGCCCGCACCCGGCCCTTCCGCGATTCGTCGAACGACACCTCCCTGGTCACCGAACTCTTCGCGACCGAAGAGGGAGAGAACCTCACCGAGGCGGCGCTGAACCTGCTGCCGCATGTCGAGGGAGCGTTCTCGCTGGTCTACATGGACGAGCACACCCTCTACGCCGCCCGTGACCGGCACGGGGTCCGTCCCCTGTCGCTGGGACGGATGGAGAACGGCTGGGTCGTGGCCTCGGAGACCGCGGCGCTCGACATCGTCGGCGCGAAGTTCGTGCGCGACATCGAACCCGGCGAGCTCATCGCCATCGACGAAGACGGTCTGCGCTCGCACCGCTTCGCCGAACCGGACCAGGCCCGGTGCGTCTTCGAATACGTCTATCTCGCACGTCCCGACAGCATGCTCGCCGGCAAGAACGTCCACGCTGCACGCACCCAGATGGGCAGGCAGCTGGCCGAGGAGTACCCGGTCGACGCCGATCTCGTCATCGCCACACCCGAATCCGGAACGCCGGCGGCCGTCGGCTACGCCGAGGCCTCGGGCATCCCGTTCGGTCAGGGGCTGATGAAGAACGCCTATGTCGGACGCACCTTCATCCAGCCCTCGCAGACCCTGCGGCAGCTGGGCATCCGCCTCAAACTCAACCCGATCCGGGAGAACATCGAAGGCCGCTGCCTCGTCGTCGTCGACGATTCGATCGTGCGCGGAAACACCCAGCGGGCCCTGGTGCGGATGCTGCGCGAGGCCGGGGCGGCGGAGGTCCATGTGCGCATCTCCTCCCCGCCGGTAAAGTGGCCGTGCTTCTACGGCATCGACTTCGCGACCCGAGCCGAGCTCATCGCCAACGGACTGACCACGAACGAGATCTGCGAGAACCTCGGCGCAGATTCTCTCGGCTACATCTCTCTGGACGGCATGATCGCCGCCACCCAGCAGGAGCGCAGCCAGCTGTGCACCGCCTGCTTCTCCGGCGACTACCCGATTCCCGTCAACAACACACCCGCCGACAAAGGATGCTGA
- a CDS encoding universal stress protein: protein MSHTIIVGIDGSDNADCALQWAITHAQKTSAEIRIVSAYTVPGVNMSQADIVYPADFDVAVKKTVEDIAEAAAATVTAAAVPVSTTIAPGDASGVMVEHSKNAALAVVGARGRGGFAGRLLGSVALAMPAHSQCPTVIVPSTWPTRVMPTTPLPVDDPVRTTDDPSAEAAGRSRPDFTGEVVAAVDPFETDTPVLRAAAAQAAIYGVPLRLVGVTATHILSPEWMPSEEHLIRMYDEAAKAFAAAADSLKADFPELEVRYSVFDAPATEVLVSATYTADLMVIGSRGRGGFVSTILGSTSQGVLSHAVCPVRVVRVNRRQPGRRR from the coding sequence ATGTCCCATACGATCATCGTCGGCATCGACGGTTCCGACAACGCCGACTGCGCCCTGCAGTGGGCGATCACGCACGCACAGAAGACCTCCGCCGAGATCCGCATCGTCTCCGCCTACACCGTCCCCGGCGTCAATATGAGCCAGGCCGACATCGTCTACCCCGCCGACTTCGACGTCGCCGTGAAGAAGACCGTCGAAGACATCGCCGAGGCGGCCGCCGCCACCGTCACTGCAGCCGCCGTTCCCGTGTCGACGACGATCGCGCCCGGTGACGCCTCCGGAGTGATGGTCGAGCATTCGAAGAACGCCGCCCTCGCCGTCGTCGGGGCACGCGGTCGCGGCGGGTTCGCCGGCCGCCTCCTCGGGTCCGTGGCCCTGGCCATGCCCGCACATTCGCAGTGCCCCACCGTCATCGTCCCGAGCACGTGGCCGACCCGGGTCATGCCGACGACTCCCCTGCCCGTCGATGATCCCGTCCGCACGACCGATGATCCCTCCGCCGAGGCGGCCGGACGTTCGCGCCCCGACTTCACCGGGGAGGTCGTCGCCGCCGTCGATCCCTTCGAGACCGACACTCCGGTGCTGCGTGCCGCCGCCGCTCAGGCCGCGATCTACGGAGTTCCGCTGCGCCTCGTCGGGGTCACCGCCACACATATCCTCTCGCCCGAGTGGATGCCCAGCGAGGAGCATCTGATCAGGATGTATGACGAAGCGGCCAAGGCCTTCGCCGCCGCGGCCGACTCGCTGAAGGCCGACTTCCCCGAACTCGAGGTACGGTACTCGGTCTTCGATGCCCCCGCCACCGAGGTGCTTGTCAGCGCCACGTACACCGCCGATCTCATGGTCATCGGCTCCCGTGGCCGCGGCGGGTTCGTCTCCACCATCCTCGGATCGACGTCGCAGGGAGTCCTCTCCCACGCCGTATGCCCGGTGCGGGTCGTGCGGGTCAACCGCCGTCAGCCCGGCCGCCGCCGCTGA
- a CDS encoding sterol carrier family protein codes for MAIRRRIDPDQGRSAVEMWLAQARLDAAPADRSTIATAVRFTLEELASRAEGNSVEVRVPPFGVTQCVAGPRHTRGTPPNVVETSADVWLGLVTGRTDFAEALAAGDIDASGTRADLGDLLPLFTAAELED; via the coding sequence ATGGCGATTCGCAGAAGGATCGACCCCGATCAGGGTCGCAGCGCTGTGGAGATGTGGCTGGCCCAGGCGAGGCTCGACGCGGCCCCGGCCGACCGGTCGACCATCGCCACCGCCGTGCGCTTCACCCTCGAAGAGCTCGCTTCCCGCGCCGAAGGCAACAGCGTCGAGGTCCGGGTCCCGCCGTTCGGGGTCACCCAGTGCGTCGCCGGCCCCCGGCATACCCGCGGCACCCCGCCGAACGTCGTCGAGACCTCCGCCGACGTGTGGCTGGGACTGGTCACGGGACGCACCGACTTCGCCGAGGCGCTCGCCGCCGGAGACATCGACGCCTCGGGGACCCGAGCCGACCTCGGCGATCTCCTGCCACTGTTCACCGCTGCAGAACTCGAGGACTGA
- a CDS encoding aldehyde dehydrogenase family protein, with product MSAQITQTTSFIGGRHVPSLLTYANIDPATGGHLGDIARAGADEVDRAVQVAAKAQQEWKRSSPEQRSRLLIATAAVITAHRDDLARIETEDTGKPLTQAYADVDVCARYFEFYGHTIESYYGHAIPLADDMHVYTRREPFGVTGHIVAWNYPLQLIGRAAATSLATGNCAVAKPADETPRSTVRLAELIHSVGFPAGAFNVVTGLGAEAGAALSAHPGVAHLGFVGSTQTGSAIAHAAAERVVPTVLELGGKSANIVFPDADVDAAVPSLVRSIIQNAGQTCSAGSRLIVHRDIHAEVVEKMTAAMSQVTIGYGLDDPMLGPLISGKQHERVRGFLGEVASGQIVTGGTRPEGLADDLAEGAFITPTIVDSVDPRSRIAQEEVFGPVVVTLPFADDDEAVALANGTEYGLVTALWTQNISRAHRLAAEVDAGQIFVNTYGAGGGVELPFGGFKKSGYGREKSIEALDEYTQTKTVAIKL from the coding sequence ATGAGCGCACAGATCACGCAGACGACGTCGTTCATCGGCGGACGTCATGTTCCGTCCCTGCTCACCTACGCGAACATCGACCCGGCGACCGGCGGTCACCTCGGCGATATCGCCCGAGCCGGCGCCGACGAAGTCGATCGGGCCGTGCAAGTGGCGGCGAAGGCGCAGCAGGAATGGAAGCGCTCGAGTCCCGAACAGCGCTCCCGTCTGCTCATCGCCACCGCCGCCGTCATCACCGCCCACCGTGACGATCTCGCCCGCATCGAAACCGAGGACACGGGCAAACCGCTGACGCAGGCCTATGCCGACGTCGACGTGTGCGCCCGCTACTTCGAGTTCTACGGCCACACCATCGAGTCCTACTACGGCCACGCGATCCCGTTGGCCGACGATATGCACGTCTACACGCGCCGGGAGCCCTTCGGCGTCACCGGACATATCGTGGCTTGGAACTATCCGCTCCAGCTCATCGGCCGCGCCGCCGCCACCTCGCTGGCCACCGGCAACTGCGCCGTCGCCAAACCGGCGGATGAGACCCCACGGTCGACCGTGCGGCTGGCCGAGCTCATCCACTCCGTCGGGTTCCCGGCCGGAGCCTTCAACGTCGTCACTGGCCTCGGCGCCGAGGCGGGAGCGGCACTGAGCGCCCACCCCGGAGTGGCGCACCTGGGCTTCGTCGGGTCGACGCAGACCGGTTCGGCCATCGCCCACGCCGCCGCAGAGAGGGTCGTGCCCACGGTCCTCGAACTCGGCGGGAAGTCCGCGAACATCGTCTTCCCCGATGCCGATGTCGATGCGGCCGTCCCGTCGCTGGTCCGCTCCATCATCCAGAACGCCGGGCAGACCTGCTCGGCTGGATCCCGGCTCATCGTCCACCGTGACATCCATGCCGAGGTCGTCGAGAAGATGACGGCCGCCATGTCGCAGGTGACCATCGGCTACGGCCTCGACGACCCGATGCTCGGGCCTCTGATCTCCGGCAAGCAGCACGAGCGGGTGCGCGGGTTCCTCGGAGAGGTCGCTTCCGGGCAGATCGTCACCGGCGGCACACGGCCCGAAGGCCTGGCCGACGACCTCGCCGAAGGGGCGTTCATCACCCCCACCATCGTCGACTCCGTGGACCCGCGGTCCCGGATCGCCCAGGAAGAGGTCTTCGGCCCCGTCGTCGTCACCCTGCCGTTCGCTGACGATGACGAAGCCGTGGCTCTGGCCAACGGCACCGAATACGGCCTGGTCACGGCCCTGTGGACGCAGAACATCTCCCGCGCCCACCGACTGGCCGCCGAGGTCGACGCCGGCCAGATCTTCGTCAACACCTACGGTGCCGGCGGGGGAGTCGAACTGCCCTTCGGCGGATTCAAGAAGTCCGGCTACGGTCGCGAGAAGTCCATCGAGGCTCTCGACGAATACACGCAGACGAAGACCGTCGCCATCAAGCTGTGA
- a CDS encoding asparaginase translates to MTFSTFTPAQAAELAVVRRCDFIESRHIGSAVVLDPQGSALISLGAPDVPVFTRSSLKPVQAIAAMSLGAQLDGPAAALATASHKSEAGHVAVVSAMLEAAGLSVSDLQCPSAHPADGAFRRELQETARARGDEDSDPRSPLYFNCSGKHAAFLAAARAIGADTATYLSPEHPVQQRVAEVVAAFASEEPAAVGIDGCGAPVFALSLTGLARAIGRVVRMGGTDGDGAAAEAAEATSEAWTAYESEARTLTEAVFADPWAIDGHGRPNSTVIDQLGVFAKGGAEGVIVMATRSGYSVAVKCLDGSSRATGLVALTLLRRAGAFDAAQGPASAPVDDTVDAVIAAITDPVTGGTDSEGRTNVVGRLELGEDIADISERKRD, encoded by the coding sequence GTGACCTTCTCGACTTTCACCCCCGCGCAGGCGGCCGAGCTCGCCGTCGTCCGCCGCTGCGATTTCATCGAATCCCGGCACATCGGATCCGCCGTCGTCCTCGACCCGCAGGGATCTGCGTTGATCAGCCTGGGTGCCCCGGACGTTCCCGTGTTCACCCGGTCGAGCCTCAAGCCGGTGCAGGCGATCGCTGCGATGAGCCTCGGCGCGCAGCTCGACGGACCGGCCGCGGCTCTGGCCACGGCCTCGCACAAGTCCGAGGCCGGGCATGTGGCGGTCGTGTCCGCGATGCTCGAGGCCGCCGGACTGAGCGTGTCCGACCTTCAGTGCCCGTCCGCTCATCCCGCCGACGGAGCCTTCCGCCGCGAACTGCAGGAGACGGCTAGGGCCCGGGGCGATGAGGACAGCGACCCGCGCTCGCCCCTGTACTTCAACTGTTCCGGCAAGCACGCGGCGTTCCTCGCCGCTGCCCGAGCCATCGGCGCCGACACCGCGACCTACCTGTCACCGGAGCATCCCGTGCAGCAGAGGGTCGCCGAGGTGGTCGCCGCCTTCGCCTCCGAGGAGCCCGCCGCGGTCGGCATCGACGGCTGCGGCGCTCCCGTGTTCGCACTCAGCCTCACCGGTCTGGCCCGCGCCATCGGGCGCGTCGTGCGGATGGGCGGCACGGATGGCGACGGCGCTGCCGCCGAGGCGGCCGAGGCGACCTCGGAGGCGTGGACGGCTTATGAGAGCGAAGCTCGCACTCTCACCGAGGCGGTCTTCGCCGACCCGTGGGCCATCGACGGCCACGGACGGCCGAACTCGACCGTCATCGATCAGCTCGGCGTCTTCGCCAAGGGCGGGGCCGAAGGCGTCATCGTCATGGCCACCAGATCCGGGTATTCGGTCGCCGTGAAATGCCTCGACGGGTCCTCCCGGGCCACCGGGCTGGTCGCTCTCACCCTGCTCCGGCGGGCGGGAGCGTTCGACGCCGCACAGGGGCCCGCCTCGGCGCCGGTCGACGACACAGTGGACGCAGTGATCGCAGCGATCACGGACCCGGTCACCGGGGGCACGGATTCCGAGGGGCGGACGAACGTTGTCGGACGCCTGGAGCTCGGGGAGGATATTGCCGATATCAGTGAGAGGAAGAGGGACTGA
- the purM gene encoding phosphoribosylformylglycinamidine cyclo-ligase: MSSEANPKSTTYAAAGVDVEAGDRAVELMKAAVSATHNSSVVGGTGGFAGLFDVSVLKDFERPLLASSTDGVGTKVAIAQAMDKHDTIGYDLVGMVVDDIIVCGARPLFMTDYIACGKVVAERIADIVRGIADACASAGVALVGGETAEHPGLLGVDEYDVAGAATGVVEASKLLGPEKVRAGDVLIGLPSSGIHSNGYSLVRHIIAEAGWGLDRQVEEFGRTLGEELLVPTHVYTGELAALFDALPDAVHSVSHVTGGGLSANVARVLPQGLVAKMSRASWEIPAVFSVLGDLGGVPQDDRERTWNLGVGMVLVVDAESVDGVLAASPGAWVLGDVAADDGSLASDPYYVQGAKGVDGGAAILQ; the protein is encoded by the coding sequence TTGAGTTCCGAAGCGAACCCGAAGTCCACCACCTATGCCGCCGCCGGCGTCGACGTCGAGGCAGGAGACCGCGCCGTCGAACTCATGAAGGCCGCCGTCTCGGCCACCCACAACTCCTCGGTCGTCGGTGGGACGGGCGGATTCGCCGGACTCTTCGACGTCTCCGTGCTCAAGGACTTCGAGCGTCCGCTGCTCGCCTCGTCGACCGACGGAGTGGGCACGAAGGTCGCCATCGCGCAGGCCATGGATAAGCACGACACCATCGGCTACGACCTCGTGGGCATGGTCGTCGACGACATCATCGTCTGCGGTGCCCGACCCCTGTTCATGACCGACTACATCGCCTGCGGCAAGGTCGTGGCCGAACGCATCGCCGATATCGTGCGCGGAATCGCCGATGCCTGTGCATCGGCCGGTGTCGCGCTGGTCGGCGGGGAGACCGCTGAGCATCCGGGCCTGCTCGGGGTCGACGAGTACGATGTCGCCGGTGCCGCCACCGGCGTCGTCGAGGCCTCGAAGCTGCTCGGACCCGAGAAGGTCCGTGCTGGGGACGTGCTCATCGGTCTCCCGTCCTCGGGCATCCACTCCAACGGCTACTCCCTGGTCCGCCACATCATCGCCGAGGCGGGATGGGGCCTGGATCGGCAGGTCGAGGAATTCGGCCGCACCCTCGGTGAGGAGCTTCTCGTTCCCACCCATGTCTACACCGGTGAGCTCGCCGCTCTCTTCGACGCACTGCCGGATGCCGTGCATTCGGTCTCGCACGTCACCGGCGGGGGACTCTCGGCCAATGTGGCCAGGGTGCTTCCGCAGGGTCTGGTCGCGAAGATGTCGCGTGCCTCCTGGGAGATCCCGGCGGTGTTCTCCGTGCTCGGCGACCTCGGCGGAGTGCCGCAGGACGACCGCGAACGCACCTGGAACCTCGGCGTGGGCATGGTCCTCGTCGTCGACGCGGAGTCGGTCGACGGTGTGCTCGCCGCGAGCCCAGGGGCCTGGGTGCTCGGCGACGTCGCTGCCGATGACGGTTCCCTGGCCTCCGACCCCTACTATGTGCAGGGCGCCAAGGGCGTCGACGGCGGCGCCGCCATCCTGCAGTGA
- a CDS encoding EamA family transporter, with the protein MTFPVLGLVLIAAIAHALWNLAAKSVTGKGYAFVLAYHGLSALLLAPVAVVIIATGAQPLNWGLVGAAALSAVFHIAYSVTLQSGYDHAPLGVVYPTARGTGPVVTIIIAVAFLGERPTLAEAAGAFTVIAGIAVVTIRPRGGGGGPTGDGLRRGLAWGGLIGAFIASYTLWDDFAVNHVSDSPLLYFAVSEACVGLIMTAGAFALPGGREKRADFRGILRSHKRALVTVALLSPLAYVLVLYAMQQAPVALVAPVRETSIIVGTLLAWWFFGERNVLLKLAGALVVVFGIGLIALG; encoded by the coding sequence ATGACCTTCCCGGTGCTCGGCCTCGTCCTCATCGCTGCGATCGCCCACGCCCTGTGGAACCTCGCCGCGAAGTCCGTCACCGGCAAGGGCTATGCCTTCGTCCTCGCCTACCACGGGCTCTCGGCGCTCCTGCTCGCCCCGGTCGCCGTCGTCATCATCGCCACCGGCGCGCAGCCGCTGAACTGGGGACTCGTCGGCGCGGCGGCGCTGAGCGCGGTGTTCCACATCGCCTACTCGGTGACCCTGCAGTCCGGCTACGACCATGCTCCCCTGGGCGTCGTCTACCCGACGGCGCGGGGCACCGGACCGGTCGTGACGATCATCATCGCCGTGGCCTTCCTCGGTGAGCGTCCCACCCTCGCCGAGGCGGCCGGAGCCTTCACCGTCATCGCCGGAATCGCTGTCGTCACGATCCGTCCCCGCGGCGGCGGGGGCGGCCCCACCGGTGACGGACTGCGGCGCGGACTCGCTTGGGGCGGGCTGATCGGGGCGTTCATCGCCTCCTACACGCTCTGGGACGACTTCGCCGTCAACCATGTGAGTGACTCCCCGCTGCTCTACTTCGCCGTCTCCGAAGCCTGCGTCGGGCTGATCATGACCGCCGGGGCGTTCGCGCTGCCGGGAGGACGGGAGAAGCGCGCGGACTTCCGTGGCATCCTCCGCTCACACAAGCGGGCGCTCGTGACCGTGGCGCTCCTCTCGCCCCTGGCGTATGTGCTCGTGCTCTATGCGATGCAGCAGGCGCCGGTGGCGCTCGTGGCACCGGTGCGCGAAACCTCGATCATCGTCGGCACGCTGCTGGCCTGGTGGTTCTTCGGGGAGAGGAACGTGCTGCTCAAACTCGCCGGCGCCCTCGTCGTGGTCTTTGGTATAGGGCTCATCGCGCTGGGGTGA